Proteins encoded together in one Macadamia integrifolia cultivar HAES 741 chromosome 8, SCU_Mint_v3, whole genome shotgun sequence window:
- the LOC122087270 gene encoding serine/arginine-rich splicing factor RS2Z32-like → MPRYDDRDRHGSTRLYVGRLSSRARSRDLEDLFSRYGRVRDVDLKHDFAFVEFSDARDADDARYSLNGREFCGSRILVEFAKGGPRGPGGSREYLGRGPPPGSGRCFNCGLDGHWARDCKAGDWKNKCYRCGERGHIERNCQNSPKELKRGSSYSRSPSRSPSPHRTRKSRSYSRSRSYSRSRSPPRRERSIEHDEKRLKSPRYSRSPKLKKSSPPLSRGRKRSLTPDGNSPPERGSPPLRENKEATQHDGSDYSGSPRAQSRSPTSPGRGESPEGRRYQSPQTNGRSPSPSPSPRDDRSPVEDEDDNRGSPRGSESPSSAHN, encoded by the exons ATGCCTCGGTATGATGATCGTGATCGCCATGGCAGCACACGTCTCTATGTTGGTCGCTTGTCTTCAAGGGCGCGCTCACGTGACCTGGAAGACCTCTTCAGCAGATATGGAAG AGTACGGGATGTGGATTTGAAGCACGACTTCGCCTTTGTT GAATTTAGTGATGCTCGTGATGCTGATGATGCAAGATATAGTTTAAATGGAAGGGAATTTTGTGGGAGTCGTATCCTTGTTGAGTTTGCCAAGGGA GGACCACGTGGACCAGGTGGTTCCCGGGAGTATCTGGGAAGAGGTCCTCCTCCTGGGTCTGGTCGCTGCTTCAACTGTGGCCTTGATGGTCACTGGGCTCGAGATTGCAAAGCTGGAGATTGGAAGAACAAGTGTTACCGATGCGGAGAAAGAGGTCATATAGAAAGAAACTGCCAGAATAGTCCCAAGGAACTGAA ACGTGGGAGTAGCTATTCTCGTTCACCATCAAGATCTCCATCTCCTCACCGCACCAGAAAAAGCCGGAGTTACAGCCGAAGCCGCAGTTACAG CCGATCCAGATCCCCTCCAAGGAGAGAGCGAAGTATTGAGCATGACGAGAAGAGATTGAAGAGCCCACGTTACAGCAGGAGTCCCAAGTTGAAGAAGAGTTCACCTCCACTATCCAGAGGAAGGAAGCGCAGCCTTACACCAGATGGGAACAGTCCTCCAGAGAGAGGCAGTCCTCCACTGAGAGAGAACAAGGAGGCTACTCAGCATGATGGTTCAGACTACAGTGGGAGCCCTAGGGCCCAGAGCAGAAGCCCCACAAGCCCTGGGAGAGGGGAGAGCCCTGAAGGCAGGAGGTACCAAAGCCCTCAAACGAATGGAAGGAGCCCTAGCCCTAGCCCTAGTCCTAGGGATGACAGGAGCCCTGTAGAAGATGAGGATGACAACCGTGGTTCCCCCCGGGGCAGTGAATCTCCTTCAAGTGCTCATAACTAG
- the LOC122087437 gene encoding protein MAEA homolog has product MDSLPNGDSAATAAATATSIPPQSKLTHLAESLKLEHQLLRVPFEHFKKSMRANHRIIEKEMSAVICCVADAADRDMSKEEAVDHLTSLVSRLQGLKRKLEEGSRTENLQAQRCRARLDHLDVAQTENVSEWNNTRIKRMIVDYMLRMSYYDTAVKLAESSNIQDLVDIDVFQEAKKVIDALQNKEVAPALAWCAENRSRLKKSKSKLEFQLRLQEFIEMVRADNNLQAITYARKYLAPWGATHIKELQRVMATLAFKSNTECATYKVLFEPKQWDYLVEQFKQEFCRLYGMTLEPLLNIYLQAGLSALKTPFCYEEDCTKEDPLSQESFRKLAMPLPFSKQHHSKLVCYITKELMDTENPPLVLPNGHVYSTKALEAMARKNNGKVTCPRTGSVCNYSELVKAFIS; this is encoded by the exons ATGGATTCACTGCCCAACGGCGATTCAGCCGCTACAGCAGCGGCAACCGCCACTTCAATTCCTCCACAGTCGAAGCTAACCCATCTGGCGGAGTCACTGAAGCTGGAGCATCAATTGTTGAGGGTGCCCTTCGAACATTTTAAGAAATCCATGAGGGCCAACCACCGGATCATCGAGAAGGAGATGTCCGCCGTTATCTGCTGCGTCGCCGATGCCGCCGACCGTGACATGTCCAAAGAAGAAGCCGTTGACCATCTCACTTCTCTTGTTTCTAGATTACAAGGCCTCAAAAGGAAG TTGGAAGAGGGTAGTCGGACTGAGAACTTGCAAGCGCAGAGGTGTCGGGCTCGGTTAGATCACTTAGATGTAGCACAGACGGAGAACGTTTCCGAGTGGAACAACACACGCATAAAGCGGATGATCGTGGACTATATGTTGCGTATGTCTTACTACGACACAGCGGTGAAGCTCGCAGAAAGCAGTAATATACAG GATCTTGTTGATATTGATGTCTTTCAAGAAGCCAAAAAAGTTATTGATGCTCTTCAGAATAAGGAGGTAGCTCCTGCTCTAGCTTGGTGTGCAGAGAACAGGTCCAGGTTGAAGAAGTCCAAG AGCAAGCTTGAATTTCAATTGAGACTGCAAGAGTTCATAGAGATGGTACGAGCTGATAACAACTTGCAAGCCATTACATATGCTCGAAAGTACCTAGCACCATGGGGAGCCACCCATATAAAAGAACTGCAGCGTGTAATGGCAACTTTGGCATTTAAAAGTAATACTGAATGTGCAACATACAAG GTTTTATTTGAACCAAAGCAATGGGACTATCTGGTGGAGCAGTTCAAACAGGAGTTCTGCAGGTTATACGGCATGACGCTTGAACCTTTGTTGAATATCTATTTGCAGGCAGGCTTGTCTGCCCTTAAGACTCC ATTCTGTTACGAAGAAGACTGCACCAAAGAAGATCCGTTGTCGCAGGAGAGCTTCCGTAAACTAGCAATGCCATTGCCGTTCTCTAAGCAACATCATTCAAAACTTGTTTGCTACATCACAAAGGAGCTAATGGATACGGAGAACCCGCCACTAGTATTGCCAAATGGTCATGTTTATAGCACTAAG GCCCTTGAAGCAATGGCTAGGAAGAACAATGGCAAAGTCACGTGTCCTAGGACAGGTTCGGTCTGCAACTATTCTGAACTTGTCAAGGCTTTCATTTCGTAG